The nucleotide window AGAGAGTTTTACTTAACTCCTCGTCATTCCTACGAAAGTAGGAATCCAATTCCGATAAAAGTGAAAAATGAGACTAAGAGTCAGCCTTAAGACGGTGGATAATCAGTAACTGTTCTTAAAATCTATATTTATGGTTTTAGAACAGTAGGTTTTTTAGTGCATTTTGTTGCGGAGTTGCAATGCACAGAATATGGGATTTTTTGTACTATACTAAAATTATTTGTTTTTAAGTCAGTTTGACCTAAAATAATGTCATCACTTTGCAAAAGCACTATCATACCACTATTAACTGTGTGCTTAAAAATAAAATCATAATTTTCGAGTTTCCCTATATATTTAATATAATCATGTTTTCTTTTATTGGGTTTTAAATTGAAAGCATATTCTTTTAACTTTTGCCCTTCAAAAAAATACAAATGATATATTTTATTATCATCACAAGAAACTTGCAACACAGCATGTGTACCACATTGAATATGAGCTTTACCTTGGTCTTGCATAATTTCTTGATTCTCGCCGTAAAGCGATGCTTCACAAACCTTGTCGATTTTGTCGCTTAATATTTTTTGCCACTGACTATTAGTTTTTGCTGAAACAGCTACAGACCATAAAATAACTGAAACCACCATAAAATATCGATTCATTGATAATGACCTAGTAGGTAGTAATTTTTTTTAATCACACAGTTGCCTAATTGCGCTCAAAAGTAATAATCAATACCGCATGACTACTTTTATCACTATTATCGGCATTTCACTATTAATTATATTTCATGAACTCGGGCACTATTTAGCTGCGCGTTTTGCTGGCATGCGGGTCATTAAATTTTCTATTGGTTTTGGCCCAACACTACTAAAACATCAAATAGGCGAAACTATATGGCAGTTAGCCGTTATACCCTTTGGTGGTTATGTACAAGTCCAAGGCATGGGACCAGAGGAAGAACAGCAAAATGATGGTCGGGGATATAATGATAAGCCACGTTGGCAGCGCGCCATAATGCTAGCTGCAGGTCCGGTTACTAATTGGATAATTGCCGCTCTCTGCCTTACGATTTTAGCTATTGCAGTAGGTTTACGCGATTATTCTAATCCAACTACTGAATTAGGTGTGGTTGAGTCAGAAATGGCTGCCGGCAAAGCTGGCATACAAGCTGGTGATCGTATTACTGAGATTAATGGGGTTGTGGTAAATGATTGGGAATCTTTAGTGCAAGAAGTTCGTAAATATCCTGAAAAGACTGTACCGTTTGTTTATATCCGCCAAGGCAAAAGTTTTACAGTTGCGGTTACCCCTAAAGCCAGTAGCAATGGTGAATACGGAATTATCGGCATACAACCAGCCGCTAAATTAGTTACTTATGGTTTTTTTGATGGCATAGCTGCTGGTATCGTAGCGACTGCAAAACTTACTGCTAATCAAGCAAGCCTTTTATGGGGAGTAATTACTGGTAGCCAAGAAGGGCATCTCTCGGGCATTCCAGGTATTGTAAAAACCTTATCCGCGCAGGCAAAACGCAGCCTAACCCAGTTTTTTGAAACGTTAGCTACCCTGTCAATTGTATTATTTATCCTTAATTTAGCACCCATCCCCTCACTTGATGGCAGTCGTCTAGTTTTTCTTGGTATCGAATCACTACGGCGTAAACCGAATAATAATTTAGTAGAAGGTTGGGTGCATGGTATTGGTTTAATATTATTATTAGGCCTTATTTTGGTTATATCAGTGCGTGATCTCCTTTAAAAAAATTATTCATCCTCAGCACGTCGTACAAATGGCAACGGAAAAGGCATTAAAGAAGCCAATTTTCTTAGCGGTTTTCTTATAGCGTAAACTGCCGATCGAGCTGCAGCCCAAGCTGGAGCAGGTTTTATAACCACATGTGATGCTTGTTTACGTAGTTTATGACGCGCTTTAACTTCATAAGCAAAATTGTCAATGATCTCTTGGTCAACCGGATC belongs to Deltaproteobacteria bacterium and includes:
- a CDS encoding site-2 protease family protein; this encodes MTTFITIIGISLLIIFHELGHYLAARFAGMRVIKFSIGFGPTLLKHQIGETIWQLAVIPFGGYVQVQGMGPEEEQQNDGRGYNDKPRWQRAIMLAAGPVTNWIIAALCLTILAIAVGLRDYSNPTTELGVVESEMAAGKAGIQAGDRITEINGVVVNDWESLVQEVRKYPEKTVPFVYIRQGKSFTVAVTPKASSNGEYGIIGIQPAAKLVTYGFFDGIAAGIVATAKLTANQASLLWGVITGSQEGHLSGIPGIVKTLSAQAKRSLTQFFETLATLSIVLFILNLAPIPSLDGSRLVFLGIESLRRKPNNNLVEGWVHGIGLILLLGLILVISVRDLL